In the Danio rerio strain Tuebingen ecotype United States chromosome 8, GRCz12tu, whole genome shotgun sequence genome, one interval contains:
- the naif1 gene encoding nuclear apoptosis-inducing factor 1 isoform X2 — MASQAKKRKTNFSEREVEIIVEEMEKQKHILVNHFNAGVTHIAKNSAWMEILKRVNAVSTCQRELAEVKKKWSDLKTEVRRKVAQARAAMEGTGDCTTVPVILTSMQQRICNLLGEATIISLPAADAGTEIAVPISSAAAVTLTQSIQPATASACEIKTLEETTYHTLEEGMVEYCTTETPVTVTAEAPVEMLTAQAECSNKPQELKSRIALNSAKLLQEHRVTNLHVREIAQHLENQNDLLQMIRRSQEAQACAQERQAQALEGTQAALLALIQMFRPALKDLRKFLQNANSTNTAAAATAAETGDGAENVPPQTEEGQ; from the exons ATGGCATCTCAGGCCAAAAAGAGAAAAACGAACTTCTCCGAGAGGGAGGTGGAGATCATCGTGGAGGAGATGGAAAAGCAGAAGCATATTTTGGTGAATCACTTTAACGCGGGCGTCACGCACATCGCCAAAAACAGCGCGTGGATGGAGATCCTGAAGCGCGTGAACGCCGTGAGCACCTGCCAGCGCGAGCTCGCCGAAGTCAAGAAGAAATGGTCGGATCTGAAGACGGAGGTGCGGCGGAAAGTGGCGCAGGCTCGAGCCGCCATGGAGGGCACGGGCGACTGCACCACCGTGCCGGTGATCCTGACCTCCATGCAGCAGCGCATCTGCAATCTGCTGGGCGAAGCGACCATCATCAGCCTCCCGGCGGCGGACGCGGGTACGGAGATCGCGGTGCCTATCAgctccgcagccgccgtcacttTAACGCAAA GTATTCAGCCGGCGACCGCATCAGCGTGTGAGATAAAAACTCTTGAAG AGACGACATATCACACGCTGGAGGAGGGAATGGTGGAGTATTGCACCACTGAGACGCCAGTGACCGTAACAGCAGAGGCTCCGGTGGAGATGCTGACCGCTCAGGCTGAATGCTCCAACAAACCGCAGGAACTGAAGAGCAGAATCGCCCTCAACTCGGCCAAACTGCTGCAGGAGCACCGCGTCACCAACCTGCACGTGCGGGAGATCGCCCAGCACCTGGAGAACCAGAACGACCTGCTGCAGATGATCCGGCGCTCGCAGGAGGCCCAGGCCTGCGCTCAGGAGAGACAGGCTCAGGCCCTGGAGGGCACGCAGGCCGCTCTGCTGGCCCTCATTCAGATGTTCAGACCCGCGCTGAAGGACTTGAGGAAGTTTCTGCAGAACGCCAACAGCACAAACACTGCAGCCGCCGCCACAGCAGCAGAGACGGGGGATGGAGCGGAGAATGTGCCGCCGCAGACAGAAGAAGGACAATAG
- the naif1 gene encoding nuclear apoptosis-inducing factor 1 isoform X3 — MASQAKKRKTNFSEREVEIIVEEMEKQKHILVNHFNAGVTHIAKNSAWMEILKRVNAVSTCQRELAEVKKKWSDLKTEVRRKVAQARAAMEGTGDCTTVPVILTSMQQRICNLLGEATIISLPAADAGIQPATASACEIKTLEETTYHTLEEGMVEYCTTETPVTVTAEAPVEMLTAQAECSNKPQELKSRIALNSAKLLQEHRVTNLHVREIAQHLENQNDLLQMIRRSQEAQACAQERQAQALEGTQAALLALIQMFRPALKDLRKFLQNANSTNTAAAATAAETGDGAENVPPQTEEGQ, encoded by the exons ATGGCATCTCAGGCCAAAAAGAGAAAAACGAACTTCTCCGAGAGGGAGGTGGAGATCATCGTGGAGGAGATGGAAAAGCAGAAGCATATTTTGGTGAATCACTTTAACGCGGGCGTCACGCACATCGCCAAAAACAGCGCGTGGATGGAGATCCTGAAGCGCGTGAACGCCGTGAGCACCTGCCAGCGCGAGCTCGCCGAAGTCAAGAAGAAATGGTCGGATCTGAAGACGGAGGTGCGGCGGAAAGTGGCGCAGGCTCGAGCCGCCATGGAGGGCACGGGCGACTGCACCACCGTGCCGGTGATCCTGACCTCCATGCAGCAGCGCATCTGCAATCTGCTGGGCGAAGCGACCATCATCAGCCTCCCGGCGGCGGACGCGG GTATTCAGCCGGCGACCGCATCAGCGTGTGAGATAAAAACTCTTGAAG AGACGACATATCACACGCTGGAGGAGGGAATGGTGGAGTATTGCACCACTGAGACGCCAGTGACCGTAACAGCAGAGGCTCCGGTGGAGATGCTGACCGCTCAGGCTGAATGCTCCAACAAACCGCAGGAACTGAAGAGCAGAATCGCCCTCAACTCGGCCAAACTGCTGCAGGAGCACCGCGTCACCAACCTGCACGTGCGGGAGATCGCCCAGCACCTGGAGAACCAGAACGACCTGCTGCAGATGATCCGGCGCTCGCAGGAGGCCCAGGCCTGCGCTCAGGAGAGACAGGCTCAGGCCCTGGAGGGCACGCAGGCCGCTCTGCTGGCCCTCATTCAGATGTTCAGACCCGCGCTGAAGGACTTGAGGAAGTTTCTGCAGAACGCCAACAGCACAAACACTGCAGCCGCCGCCACAGCAGCAGAGACGGGGGATGGAGCGGAGAATGTGCCGCCGCAGACAGAAGAAGGACAATAG
- the naif1 gene encoding nuclear apoptosis-inducing factor 1 codes for MASQAKKRKTNFSEREVEIIVEEMEKQKHILVNHFNAGVTHIAKNSAWMEILKRVNAVSTCQRELAEVKKKWSDLKTEVRRKVAQARAAMEGTGDCTTVPVILTSMQQRICNLLGEATIISLPAADAGIQPATASACEIKTLEAETTYHTLEEGMVEYCTTETPVTVTAEAPVEMLTAQAECSNKPQELKSRIALNSAKLLQEHRVTNLHVREIAQHLENQNDLLQMIRRSQEAQACAQERQAQALEGTQAALLALIQMFRPALKDLRKFLQNANSTNTAAAATAAETGDGAENVPPQTEEGQ; via the exons ATGGCATCTCAGGCCAAAAAGAGAAAAACGAACTTCTCCGAGAGGGAGGTGGAGATCATCGTGGAGGAGATGGAAAAGCAGAAGCATATTTTGGTGAATCACTTTAACGCGGGCGTCACGCACATCGCCAAAAACAGCGCGTGGATGGAGATCCTGAAGCGCGTGAACGCCGTGAGCACCTGCCAGCGCGAGCTCGCCGAAGTCAAGAAGAAATGGTCGGATCTGAAGACGGAGGTGCGGCGGAAAGTGGCGCAGGCTCGAGCCGCCATGGAGGGCACGGGCGACTGCACCACCGTGCCGGTGATCCTGACCTCCATGCAGCAGCGCATCTGCAATCTGCTGGGCGAAGCGACCATCATCAGCCTCCCGGCGGCGGACGCGG GTATTCAGCCGGCGACCGCATCAGCGTGTGAGATAAAAACTCTTGAAG CAGAGACGACATATCACACGCTGGAGGAGGGAATGGTGGAGTATTGCACCACTGAGACGCCAGTGACCGTAACAGCAGAGGCTCCGGTGGAGATGCTGACCGCTCAGGCTGAATGCTCCAACAAACCGCAGGAACTGAAGAGCAGAATCGCCCTCAACTCGGCCAAACTGCTGCAGGAGCACCGCGTCACCAACCTGCACGTGCGGGAGATCGCCCAGCACCTGGAGAACCAGAACGACCTGCTGCAGATGATCCGGCGCTCGCAGGAGGCCCAGGCCTGCGCTCAGGAGAGACAGGCTCAGGCCCTGGAGGGCACGCAGGCCGCTCTGCTGGCCCTCATTCAGATGTTCAGACCCGCGCTGAAGGACTTGAGGAAGTTTCTGCAGAACGCCAACAGCACAAACACTGCAGCCGCCGCCACAGCAGCAGAGACGGGGGATGGAGCGGAGAATGTGCCGCCGCAGACAGAAGAAGGACAATAG
- the naif1 gene encoding nuclear apoptosis-inducing factor 1 isoform X1: MASQAKKRKTNFSEREVEIIVEEMEKQKHILVNHFNAGVTHIAKNSAWMEILKRVNAVSTCQRELAEVKKKWSDLKTEVRRKVAQARAAMEGTGDCTTVPVILTSMQQRICNLLGEATIISLPAADAGTEIAVPISSAAAVTLTQSIQPATASACEIKTLEAETTYHTLEEGMVEYCTTETPVTVTAEAPVEMLTAQAECSNKPQELKSRIALNSAKLLQEHRVTNLHVREIAQHLENQNDLLQMIRRSQEAQACAQERQAQALEGTQAALLALIQMFRPALKDLRKFLQNANSTNTAAAATAAETGDGAENVPPQTEEGQ; encoded by the exons ATGGCATCTCAGGCCAAAAAGAGAAAAACGAACTTCTCCGAGAGGGAGGTGGAGATCATCGTGGAGGAGATGGAAAAGCAGAAGCATATTTTGGTGAATCACTTTAACGCGGGCGTCACGCACATCGCCAAAAACAGCGCGTGGATGGAGATCCTGAAGCGCGTGAACGCCGTGAGCACCTGCCAGCGCGAGCTCGCCGAAGTCAAGAAGAAATGGTCGGATCTGAAGACGGAGGTGCGGCGGAAAGTGGCGCAGGCTCGAGCCGCCATGGAGGGCACGGGCGACTGCACCACCGTGCCGGTGATCCTGACCTCCATGCAGCAGCGCATCTGCAATCTGCTGGGCGAAGCGACCATCATCAGCCTCCCGGCGGCGGACGCGGGTACGGAGATCGCGGTGCCTATCAgctccgcagccgccgtcacttTAACGCAAA GTATTCAGCCGGCGACCGCATCAGCGTGTGAGATAAAAACTCTTGAAG CAGAGACGACATATCACACGCTGGAGGAGGGAATGGTGGAGTATTGCACCACTGAGACGCCAGTGACCGTAACAGCAGAGGCTCCGGTGGAGATGCTGACCGCTCAGGCTGAATGCTCCAACAAACCGCAGGAACTGAAGAGCAGAATCGCCCTCAACTCGGCCAAACTGCTGCAGGAGCACCGCGTCACCAACCTGCACGTGCGGGAGATCGCCCAGCACCTGGAGAACCAGAACGACCTGCTGCAGATGATCCGGCGCTCGCAGGAGGCCCAGGCCTGCGCTCAGGAGAGACAGGCTCAGGCCCTGGAGGGCACGCAGGCCGCTCTGCTGGCCCTCATTCAGATGTTCAGACCCGCGCTGAAGGACTTGAGGAAGTTTCTGCAGAACGCCAACAGCACAAACACTGCAGCCGCCGCCACAGCAGCAGAGACGGGGGATGGAGCGGAGAATGTGCCGCCGCAGACAGAAGAAGGACAATAG